The Leishmania braziliensis MHOM/BR/75/M2904 complete genome, chromosome 30 genome segment AGCCACACTGGAGTGAGGTCAGACAAAGTGGTAGGCGACGACGGGTCTGAGGACGTGGCTGGCTGCGGCAGCATCTTTGGTGACCCCTCTGACGTCAACTCCTCTTTCGCTGTGTCGTCGCTTCCCAACAACCCCAACAGCAATCAAAACGTCTCTGCCAAAACGACGGCCAGGTCGGGCGCACGCGCTGACAGAGGAGGTGGGAAGGCAACACTGCCCGAGTGCACCCCGATGACCCCTGCAACTATTTGCGCTATTAGTCGCGACGAATTCGACCCATTTGGCGAGCGCATCCCCCCGAAGCCATCGTTAGTGCGTCACCTGGTCGGCATCGTTGCGCATCGCGGCTCGCTACACGGGGGCCACTACATCGCCTtcgtgcgccacctcacTCACCCGCATGTCTGGTTTCGctgcgacgacgaggacgtcgacgtggtggaggagaagtaCGTGCTCGATCACGAAGCAGAGGTGTACCTCGCCTTCTACGAGTAGGCAGGCACGTTGTCAAGCGTGTAGTGTCCGTATCAAGTAGTCCGGGGCATGGATGGCCCTGGCTGCTATGGAGAGTCCTGATACAGACGAGAGGTCAGCGGCCAACCACGCGTCCGCCTGTCGTACATAAGAGTCTCTCTCTATTTGTACATCGATGCTTCTTGCGCGCATCTCACTATGCTTTTTTTTGCTCACTTACTCATTTGACATCAATGCGAACCCGCTGTTCTTCAGCTCGTGCCTTGCGTGactctcttccccaccctccGCCTCAGACTTCGCATaattctctcctcctcttcgccgcgtTGCGTCCGAAATGAGGGCGCGCTgagtgtggggaggggagggtgatGGGTGGTCGACTGCCATACAAAAGCGATTGGGGGGCGAGCGGAGGCCCGATTCGCATGTTGTGGCCTGTGCGGACAGCAAAGGGGGGTTTTCTTTCCGTTTTATATTTGCTTGTCGGTGTTGCTCAAATCGCCACGCTCTGTTTTCCTATTTTGTCGAAGTGTTAATTGCATCTGCCCGCTTGCCGAAcgtgtatatatatatgctTTGTATAAATGGGGGAGGGCTGTGTAGGTCTGTTCGCTGGATCGTTTCGTTGTCTGTTCGACAGTGTGcttcttttgcttctcttttttcacCGCCTTCTCCCCTGTGTGAGTctggggggggagggggggagccGAGCGACTCGTACAATAGAAAGCTTGGAGAAGGCGTCCATCCatacgcagagagagaaagagagccgCCTATAAGAGGTGCGTAGAGAGggcgggagaggaggggaggggagaggcgtcGCAATGAACAGATGTATGCTGGGTGGGTAACAGCCTGTTTTATTCACGCAGACATCAACGATGGCTTCTCTTTTTCAGCGCGTTCGCCTTCGCTGTACTTTCCCGTACGCTCTCCTCCGTACGCTCTTGCTCCTTTCTCTGCAAGATTGTGTTCGGTGAGAGAGGGTAAGCGAAGACCTCGCAACACCCCTCAcctgtgtgtggtgtgcgaGGTGCCTTTTTCACACAGCGTTGCGGATTTCAGTGATTAATGATGCTTCCTTATCCGAACTAATGTAGATCGAGTGCTGCCTACGCTTGCACTGTACCAtcatctctcttttccctctgctcctctcgtgtgctgctgctacctTTCCGTCTCCCACCACCCCAACATTGCCACGGTGGTGACCACTACGTAACGCATCATCGGCCACAAACACAAAATAGAGCCCTCCGCTGAGAGAAGAAATCGAGCACTGCCGTGTGTGTTGCCATTGCATTTCTACACGGAGCCCTGCTGGAGAAAAATCGCTTTCAAGCcgaagcaagagagagagagagagaccacaacaacagcaaccaccaccacaacaggCTGCGGTTCCCATGAGCTCCCTCACACGCCAAATGGAGAACCCCACGGGGGTGGTGCACCGCTTCATGCAGAGCCAtcagcgtgtgtgcgtgtggctgGTGCACGATTCGCATACGCGCCTGGAGGGAAACCTGCTCGGCTACGACGAGTTTATGAATGTCGTGCTGGGTGACACGACCGAGACAAACCTACGAAACGACAAGAGATACAATCTTGGCAAGATCTTGCTACGTAGCGACAACGTGGGCGTGATCCACCCCATCGGTGTTTAAAGCTGAAGCAACCCCTCAGCATCAATGGCCTCTTCATCCAGTGGAGGAGTTTCTTATCTTTATGTGCGACGCACAGCGATGGCCTGCTGGCAGTCGGGGGGAGGAAGGTAGGTGCTGCCGTGTTGTCGTTTTGGTGTTgatgcgtacgtgtgtgtgcgcgagtgGCCGAGGAGGTTTCTTtttcgcgcgcgcgcgcgtgtgtgtgtgtgtgtgtgtgtgtgtgtgtgtgtgtgtgtgtgctggaGTATCATCTgcgtggaagaggaggaggaggagaagggggcaagGTTGATAGTGAGGCGGTGGATGGATGCTATTCGACCCCTCTCACCCCCCGTCCTGTCTTTGCCATCGTTCTCCCACCTTGTCCTTTTTCCTGCTGCAGTCTCTCCTGTGCGTCCACCACTTCACGTGTCTTAacaaggaagaagaggcagcaACGAAAATAGACAACAACCGCAACAGCAGAAAAAACAacacatccacacccacaAAATCAGCCAAAGCAAAGGCGGTGTGGCGCACCTTTGGGGTCGTGGCTGACGTGCTCACCTGTAGTGTGCCTGCGCTGTCTCTTTTTTCGGggtttgttgttgttcttgttTCGTTTTGCTTGTGGCGCTACAATTCAGCGACTCGCCAGTGATGGTTATCAGCGCTGGAGGATTGCTACTGCTACGCTAGGATGTCTTTGCAGTGCTTTTCTGCGCGCACCGACCGTCACTCCGCTGGTGTGTAGCGTCGACGCTGGAGCTCAGCTTCTACTACTCTCCTCCCAAATCGCTTGTCtatcttccctctccccttttttacCCCTTGCTGTGATTTCGCGGAGCCGCTGGTGTGCTGTCGCCATATGTGCGCTGTATTTTACCCATGCTCAGATACCAAGGCATTTACCTCCACACttgtgtccctctctctgggTAAAtctgcgcgcacacactaGCGAGAGTGTGCGCGCCTCAGCAATGGGCGTAGGAGTGTTTACAATGCGGCCCACGGGCTCCGCTGGGATCGGGCCCAAATCCAACGCAACAAGGTCAGCAGTACTGCCACTCTCGTCGGAGGAGCGCGTGGAGGCACTCTCAGtgacgacgccgccgccagctgctgctaaTACAGCTGTCACCGCACCAGCCCCTCCTACCACTCAGAACACTTCAAACCCTCGAAAGCTCCTCACGGATACCCAAGCGGCGCGTGCAGTGCTTGTGCCTGCAGCGGTACCTGCGCCActcgccgcgccgcagccgcatcgTCGCTTCCCTCCCTACCCTAGGGAGACCTCGACGTTGGccacacctcctccagcggaAATCTTGTCTGCGCCTCCGGCCGTAGCTGAGACCGCTGTCAAGAGGCTCCGCAAAGAGGGCTGCGTTACCGAGGCCCCGCACTCGGCGCAGGCAGTGCTGTTTGCACgggcggaggagggacaCCATGacgccgctggtggtgctATCGCTGGTGTGAATTGCCTTTGTCGAAGGTCTAGCCacggcaccgctgtcgccacCAACTTCAAGATGAAGAATGGCGAGGATGCCAAGTTTAATGCAAAGACATCAGACGAGGGACGACGAGGTGGCGCGCCTCTGCGCAGCGAAGGTGGCTTCtacagcgaagaggagatgGGGCAGTGCGCTACGTCCGCTGAATTATCTCCATCACCAGAGGCGccggaggcagaggaggtgacggcggcggcgtgtgcaTCAGTGGAGGCCACGGATCTCGCAGATGCTCCGGCTTTGCTTCCTCCTACTGGTGCTCCTTCTCAACTGCGCAGCACTTTCATAGCTTACCGCCCTGTAGCTCGCTCTGTCTCTCCGGGGCCAGGGCTTGGGCAGTACAAAGGACTTCCGCTCACGGCAGTGCAGGAAGTGCTGGAGTTGAAGCACAAAGTGTACCGTATCTGTCTCACCGGTGGCCCATGCGCTGGCAAGTCCACAATGCTCTCAGCGATTCAGGCAAAGATCCCGCAGCGCACCGGCTTCCGAGTCATGTGCGTGCCGGAGGCTGCTACGCTCCTCGTCAGTGGCGGGATGCAGTGGGATGGCAACCTTACCGTACCACAGCAGCTCGGGCTCCTTCGCACTCAGCTCGCCTTGGAGGACCAGTTCTACGCGCTCGCCGTGGCATCCAATGTGCCGACCATCATCGTATCTGACCGTGGCACGATGGACGGCCGCGCGTTCTGCACTGATGCGCAGTTCCAGGAAATCCTGCACGGCGTTGGTAGCACCATGGACGCGCTGCGTGACCGTTACGATGCCGTCATTCACAtggtcaccgccgccgatggGGCGGAGGAGTTCTACAACCTTGACAACCCGGCGCGGTACGAGGACCTCGACGGCGCACGCACCTCCGATGTTCGCCTACGGGAGATGTATGTTGGTCACCCCATGTTCCGCCTGCTTGACAACTCCACCACCTTCGAGGACAAGATTGAGCGAGGACTGCAGGTGGTTGCCCAGGTGGTGCACAAGGAGCAGTGCGCGCCGGCGTTGCCCACTTACTACGTAGTACGCCGCTGTCCAGCTGAGCTTCCGGTGGCGTGCGCCACGTACACGACGTACACGACTGTACTGGGCAACAGCCAGATGAGCGACATCCGACTCCTAGTGAAGCGCGAGATGGCAGATGGGTCGACGATGCACTTCTTCAAGAGCGTACGCGAGTCTCCGTCGTCCGGCTCGGCTGCGTTGTCCTCGCGTGTTCCACCCCTCCAGACCTCGCGCACCAGCACTGGTGCCTCGTTCCGCAGCAGTCTGAGCATCCCGATGGGTAGCACAGCAACACCCATGCAGCGGCGCATTGAGAGCGCCCAGCGTATCAGCAGCCGTGAGTACGCGAGCTTGTGCAAGCACCGCGACTACACCCGCACTGAGGTGGTGATGAAGGCGACGCACTTCATCTTCGAGGGTGCCAACTATGAGTTGACGACACTGGTCGCACCAAGCTGGGCCGCAGGGCGTCAGACGCTGACAGTGGAAAGCTGCACGGTgccgacggcgcagcagcagcagcagcaggaagaggagcatCGGCACGGCTCACGTCATGCTGCTCCGTtgacgccggcgctgcgcctcccaCCGTTTTTGGAGGTGGATCGTGAGGTGCCGGTGGAGAGCCTGACGACTGTCTTTCTCATCTCGCACAAAGAGACGGGTCCCCTCTACACGTCGCTGGCGTTTGCGCCTGTCTTCTCCCGTGCTGTGGTGACCGCCCTTGGTGCGCATGCCGACACGGAGAACATCCTGAGCAGCACGCTGAGTACACCTCGCGgcacgccagcgctgcgTGCAGAGATGGACACGCTTCCCACTTCCCCCGTAGCTgcggagaaaagggaggaagagaggatgTCTACTAAAACTGCACCCTCGAGGGAGGGCGGCAGGCGAGTAGAGGACATGAAAAGCTCGGTGCCAGCAGCCGaaccgccgccgttgccggcGCCTGCACGTCGCGGGCTTGCTCTGCTCGACGCCAATACACTTTCTATCTCCGCATCTGCGATCAAATCCGCCACGACCAAACTAGTGGGCGCATCTAACGTGAAAGGGCAGCCTTTGACGCCGCGCCGCGATGAATCAACCAGCATTGACATGGGCCACAACAGTGCTACCCCGACGAGCCCTTGCCTCGCCgtagaggagggggatgtcGCCGAAACGACCACGGCGGCACCAGCAGGGGAGCGTCCGCAGCCAGAGAAGTTGATGGCGCGAGACCCCAAGTGCATCTTGCCCCCTATCAAGTCGAAAAAGGTGCCCACGGCAGCCTGCGTAGGCAACTAGGCGAGGGTGAGGAAGAGCTGCCACAGCGTCCCCACCCAAATCATCGGCAATGGTGCGGCTTCCTTCCCGTTTCTAAGACGAAGCAGACCAGCAATCCACGCATGCGCGCAaaccccccccacacacacacacacccacccacccaccgaAGAGTGGATGATGCGACTCTGGGGGGCGTTAGTAATTGTTTGAGGACAGAACGGAGAACACAGACATTGCAAAGACGAGCGGCGTTTCGTGCGGCGCCTCCGCCCTCGTTGGTCCTTCTTCTGCCATCTTGTCCCTTTCCATTTATCCCTTTTTAGACCGTTTTCCCTTCACCTTAGATGCCCACACACCGACCGTCCGAAggacgcgcgcgcgcacacacacacatacattAGCGCCGAAGGTCTTCCCCGTGCAGCCTGCCATGGCGATTACTGTGTGAggctttctcttctccccctgTTTACTGTTCTTTCTTTTCAGTTGCACCTTCACGCTCTCCTTTAGGCTTCTCTACAGTCACTCACACGCACCTACAACACATCCGCTGTTGTTTTCTTCGTTTTTCATTTTCTCCTTCTGTTGACCTCTCTCACTCGACGtcacctctcttttcttccccgttcgtctctctccctggaCTGCGTTGCAGCCAGACCGCACCGTTTCCGTGCCttctcgcctctcccctcttgtGCCGCTTGTCTGattccgcctctctccttcataTGGAGACGCGACGATCGAAAAGgtgtgggagggagaagagggggtggtggtggtgggggctaCCGACAGCGAATGTGCCTTGGGGTGTGTACGGAGACAGAGAGctatgtgtgtatgtgggcgAGGCGTGAAGTGAATGGACTCCTCCTGTTGACCTCGAATGGGtgttctcccccttttttccccctaTTCTCCCCTTTGTTTTACCTCAAATACgtcgcttccccctcctctcattAGGccgtatacacacacacacacacacacgctcgcacAGTGCAAACAggtgcgcgcagcagcgcgcctcAGTTGCCAGACTCTGTCAAGTCGACACAACATGCActgcacgtgtgtgctgGTTGAGCCGGAGcggtagcagcagccgcaccgaAGCTGAGCAGATGAAATGCGTGATCTAGGTTGGTAAGATGCGCTTTGTTGCTCTTCGcagctttccctctcctggtctctgtgtgtataGAGTTGGCCTCCGCGCCGCTCcagctcccctctctcccttccgatcctcttcccctcgctctcgctctttctcacTCGTGCTTGACTAACAGTTGATTTCTCCGCGagtctctcctctttctccgctcCATCCTCGAGTTcgctcacacacataccGGGCATGCTGGACGAAGATACACGTCTCACATTGTTCCCCGCCTTTCCTCGTAGCATCACGggtgcctttctctttccattGCACTACAGGTGGTCAATGCCACACTTGCACCTGCAAAAGAGATGATTTTCAGTGCGACTAACACTTTCTGTAGGTACCACtaccccccaccctctgtcgctctttctctctcgtgccCGAGGTCAAGTGCTTCGTTCCGCTCACACCATTTGTCCGCCTACACTCGTCGAGGGAAGCCTCGGTCGCGGTCTTTTTCCTCTGCCCTCTGTCTCTGAACCGGTAGTCCGATCTGGATTGAGTGAAGGGCGTGGGGTGCCGAGTAGGTGGCAGACGACTCGGCACGCACTGTGCAGGGATCGGCGCGCCGCTTGCCCTCTTCCGTAAAGCGCAGGCGAgcgcacgcgtgcacgcACGGGTACGGTAG includes the following:
- a CDS encoding putative small nuclear ribonucleoprotein polypeptide e — translated: MSSLTRQMENPTGVVHRFMQSHQRVCVWLVHDSHTRLEGNLLGYDEFMNVVLGDTTETNLRNDKRYNLGKILLRSDNVGVIHPIGV